One segment of Macaca fascicularis isolate 582-1 chromosome 4, T2T-MFA8v1.1 DNA contains the following:
- the PPP1R18 gene encoding phostensin isoform X1: protein MRRQKHREELQEMGRAGPAPSSCRFLPKSHEGPESRATALGRRAGGRDLDTWGVRAGSCAPYPHLKATMATIPDWKLQLLARRRQEEASVRGREKAERERLSQMPAWKRGLLERRRAKLGLSPGEPSPVPGTAEAGPPDPDESSVLLEAIGPVHQNRFIRQERQQQQQQQQRSEELLAERKPVPLEARERRPSPGEMRDQSPKGRESREERLSPRETRERRLGIGGAQESSLRPLEARDWRQSPGEVGDRSSRLSEPWKWRLSPGETPERSLRLAESREQSPRRKEVESRLSPGESAYQKLGLTEAHKWRPDSRESQEQSLVQLEATEWRLRSGEERQGYSEKCGRKEEWPVPGVAPEETTELSETLTREAQGSSSTGMEAAEQRPVEDGERGMKPAEGWKWTLNSGKAREWTPRDIEAQTQKPEPSESAEKRLESPSVEAGEGEAEKEEAGAQGRPLRALQNCCSVPSPLPPEDAGTGGLRQQEEEAVELQPPPPAPLSPPPPAPTAPQPPGDPLMSRLFYGVKAGPGVGAPRRSGHTFTVNPRRSVPPTTPATPTSPATADAAVPGAGKKRYPTAEEILVLGGYLRLSRSCLAKGSPERHHKQLKISFSETALETTYQYPSESSVLEELGPEPEVPSAPNPPAAQPDDEEDEEELLLLQPELQGGLRTKALIVDESCRR, encoded by the exons ATGAGAAGGCAAAAGCATAGGGAGGAGCTGCAGGAGATGGGAAGGGCGGGCCCGGCCCCGAGCAGCTGCCGCTTCCTCCCAAAGTCCCACGAGGGGCCTGAGTCACGGGCCACCGCCCTGGGTCGGCGAGCTGGGGGAAGGGATCTGGACACCTGGGGTGTCCGGGCGGGAAGCTG TGCTCCCTACCCTCACCTCAAGGCGACCATGGCCACCATCCCAGACTGGAAGCTACAGCTGCTAGCCAGGCGCCGGCAGGAGGAGGCGTCCGTTCGAGGCCGGGAGAAAGCAGAACGGGAACGCCTGTCCCAGATGCCAGCCTGGAAGCGAGGGCTCCTGGAGCGCCGCCGGGCCAAGCTTGGGCTGTCCCCTGGGGAGCCTAGCCCTGTGCCGGGGACTGCAGAGGCTGGCCCTCCAGACCCAGATGAGTCTTCGGTCCTTCTGGAGGCTATTGGGCCAGTGCACCAGAACCGATTCATCCGGCAggagcggcagcagcagcagcagcagcaacaaaggAGTGAAGAGCTGCTAGCAGAGAGAAAGCCTGTGCCTCTGGAGGCCCGGGAGCGGAGACCCAGCCCTGGGGAGATGCGGGATCAGAGCCCCAAGGGAAGAGAGTCAAGAGAAGAGAGACTAAGTCCCAGGGAGACCAGAGAGAGGAGACTGGGGATAGGGGGAGCCCAAGAGTCCAGCCTGAGGCCTCTGGAGGCTCGGGACTGGAGGCAAAGCCCAGGAGAGGTGGGAGACAGGAGCTCCCGACTGTCAGAGCCATGGAAATGGAGGCTGAGTCCTGGAGAAACTCCAGAGCGGAGTCTGAGACTAGCAGAGTCTCGAGAGCAAAGCCCCAGGAGAAAAGAGGTGGAAAGTAGACTGAGCCCAGGGGAATCTGCCTACCAGAAGTTGGGCCTGACAGAGGCCCATAAATGGAGACCTGACTCCAGAGAGTCTCAGGAACAGAGTTTGGTACAACTGGAGGCAACAGAgtggaggctgaggtcaggagaagAAAGACAAGGCTACTCGGAAAAATGTGGCAGAAAAGAAGAGTGGCCAGTTCCAGGGGTGGCTCCGGAAGAGACTACAGAGCTGTCCGAGACCCTGACAAGGGAGGCCCAAGGCAGCAGTTCCACAGGAATGGAGGCAGCAGAGCAGAGGCCTGTGGAAGATGGCGAGAGGGGCATGAAGCCAGCAGAAGGGTGGAAATGGACCCTGAACTCCGGGAAGGCTCGAGAATGGACACCCAGGGACATAGAGGCTCAAACTCAGAAACCAGAACCTTCAGAGTCAGCAGAGAAGCGTCTGGAATCTCCTAGTGTGGAGGCTGGAGAaggggaggctgagaaggaggaggcGGGAGCTCAGGGCAGGCCTCTGAGAGCCCTGCAAAACTGCTGCTCTgtgccctcccccctcccaccagAGGACGCTGGGACTGGAGGCCTGAGACAGCAGGAAGAGGAAGCAGTGGAACTCCAGCCCCCACCACCAGCCCCtctgtctcccccacccccagccccaacTGCCCCCCAACCTCCTGGGGATCCCCTCATGAGCCGCCTGTTCTATGGGGTGAAggcagggccaggggtgggggccCCCCGCCGCAGTGGACACACCTTCACCGTCAACCCCCGGCGGTCTGTGCCCCCTACGACCCCAGCCACCCCAACCTCTCCAGCCACAGCTGATGCTGCAGTCCCAGGAGCTGGGAAGAAGCGGTACCCAACTGCCGAGGAGATCTTGGTTCTGGGGGGCTACCTCCGTCTCAGCCGCAGCTGCCTTGCCAAGGGGTCCCCCGAAAGACACCACAAACAG CTTAAGATCTCCTTCAGCGAGACAGCCCTGGAGACCACGTACCAATACCCCTCCGAGAGTTCGGTACTGGAGGAGCTGGGCCCGGAGCCTGAGGTCCCCAGTGCCCCCAACCCCCCAGCAGCCCAACCCGACGACGAAGAGGATGAGgaagagctgctgctgctgcagccagAGCTCCAGGGCGGGCTGCGCACCAAGGCCCTGATTGTGG ATGAGTCCTGCCGGCGGTGA
- the PPP1R18 gene encoding phostensin isoform X2 — MATIPDWKLQLLARRRQEEASVRGREKAERERLSQMPAWKRGLLERRRAKLGLSPGEPSPVPGTAEAGPPDPDESSVLLEAIGPVHQNRFIRQERQQQQQQQQRSEELLAERKPVPLEARERRPSPGEMRDQSPKGRESREERLSPRETRERRLGIGGAQESSLRPLEARDWRQSPGEVGDRSSRLSEPWKWRLSPGETPERSLRLAESREQSPRRKEVESRLSPGESAYQKLGLTEAHKWRPDSRESQEQSLVQLEATEWRLRSGEERQGYSEKCGRKEEWPVPGVAPEETTELSETLTREAQGSSSTGMEAAEQRPVEDGERGMKPAEGWKWTLNSGKAREWTPRDIEAQTQKPEPSESAEKRLESPSVEAGEGEAEKEEAGAQGRPLRALQNCCSVPSPLPPEDAGTGGLRQQEEEAVELQPPPPAPLSPPPPAPTAPQPPGDPLMSRLFYGVKAGPGVGAPRRSGHTFTVNPRRSVPPTTPATPTSPATADAAVPGAGKKRYPTAEEILVLGGYLRLSRSCLAKGSPERHHKQLKISFSETALETTYQYPSESSVLEELGPEPEVPSAPNPPAAQPDDEEDEEELLLLQPELQGGLRTKALIVDESCRR, encoded by the exons ATGGCCACCATCCCAGACTGGAAGCTACAGCTGCTAGCCAGGCGCCGGCAGGAGGAGGCGTCCGTTCGAGGCCGGGAGAAAGCAGAACGGGAACGCCTGTCCCAGATGCCAGCCTGGAAGCGAGGGCTCCTGGAGCGCCGCCGGGCCAAGCTTGGGCTGTCCCCTGGGGAGCCTAGCCCTGTGCCGGGGACTGCAGAGGCTGGCCCTCCAGACCCAGATGAGTCTTCGGTCCTTCTGGAGGCTATTGGGCCAGTGCACCAGAACCGATTCATCCGGCAggagcggcagcagcagcagcagcagcaacaaaggAGTGAAGAGCTGCTAGCAGAGAGAAAGCCTGTGCCTCTGGAGGCCCGGGAGCGGAGACCCAGCCCTGGGGAGATGCGGGATCAGAGCCCCAAGGGAAGAGAGTCAAGAGAAGAGAGACTAAGTCCCAGGGAGACCAGAGAGAGGAGACTGGGGATAGGGGGAGCCCAAGAGTCCAGCCTGAGGCCTCTGGAGGCTCGGGACTGGAGGCAAAGCCCAGGAGAGGTGGGAGACAGGAGCTCCCGACTGTCAGAGCCATGGAAATGGAGGCTGAGTCCTGGAGAAACTCCAGAGCGGAGTCTGAGACTAGCAGAGTCTCGAGAGCAAAGCCCCAGGAGAAAAGAGGTGGAAAGTAGACTGAGCCCAGGGGAATCTGCCTACCAGAAGTTGGGCCTGACAGAGGCCCATAAATGGAGACCTGACTCCAGAGAGTCTCAGGAACAGAGTTTGGTACAACTGGAGGCAACAGAgtggaggctgaggtcaggagaagAAAGACAAGGCTACTCGGAAAAATGTGGCAGAAAAGAAGAGTGGCCAGTTCCAGGGGTGGCTCCGGAAGAGACTACAGAGCTGTCCGAGACCCTGACAAGGGAGGCCCAAGGCAGCAGTTCCACAGGAATGGAGGCAGCAGAGCAGAGGCCTGTGGAAGATGGCGAGAGGGGCATGAAGCCAGCAGAAGGGTGGAAATGGACCCTGAACTCCGGGAAGGCTCGAGAATGGACACCCAGGGACATAGAGGCTCAAACTCAGAAACCAGAACCTTCAGAGTCAGCAGAGAAGCGTCTGGAATCTCCTAGTGTGGAGGCTGGAGAaggggaggctgagaaggaggaggcGGGAGCTCAGGGCAGGCCTCTGAGAGCCCTGCAAAACTGCTGCTCTgtgccctcccccctcccaccagAGGACGCTGGGACTGGAGGCCTGAGACAGCAGGAAGAGGAAGCAGTGGAACTCCAGCCCCCACCACCAGCCCCtctgtctcccccacccccagccccaacTGCCCCCCAACCTCCTGGGGATCCCCTCATGAGCCGCCTGTTCTATGGGGTGAAggcagggccaggggtgggggccCCCCGCCGCAGTGGACACACCTTCACCGTCAACCCCCGGCGGTCTGTGCCCCCTACGACCCCAGCCACCCCAACCTCTCCAGCCACAGCTGATGCTGCAGTCCCAGGAGCTGGGAAGAAGCGGTACCCAACTGCCGAGGAGATCTTGGTTCTGGGGGGCTACCTCCGTCTCAGCCGCAGCTGCCTTGCCAAGGGGTCCCCCGAAAGACACCACAAACAG CTTAAGATCTCCTTCAGCGAGACAGCCCTGGAGACCACGTACCAATACCCCTCCGAGAGTTCGGTACTGGAGGAGCTGGGCCCGGAGCCTGAGGTCCCCAGTGCCCCCAACCCCCCAGCAGCCCAACCCGACGACGAAGAGGATGAGgaagagctgctgctgctgcagccagAGCTCCAGGGCGGGCTGCGCACCAAGGCCCTGATTGTGG ATGAGTCCTGCCGGCGGTGA
- the DHX16 gene encoding pre-mRNA-splicing factor ATP-dependent RNA helicase DHX16 isoform X1, which translates to MATPAGLERWVQDELHSVLGLSERHVAQFLIGTAQRCTSAEEFVQRLRDTDTLDLSGPARDFALRLWNKVPRKAVVEKPARAAEREARALLEKNRSYRLLEDSEESSEETVSRAGSSLQKKRKKRKHLRKKREEEEEEEEEEASEKGKKKTGGSKQQTEKPESEDEWERTERERLQDLEERDAFAERVRQRDKDRTRNVLERSDKKAYEEAQKRLKMAEEDRKAMVPELRKKSRREYLAKREREKLEDLEAELADEEFLFGDVELSRHERQELKYKRRVRDLAREYRAAGEQEKLEATNRYHMPKETRGQPARAVDLVEEESGAPGEEQRRWEEARLGAASLKFGARDAASQEPKYQLVLEEEETIEFVRATQLQGDEEPSAPPTSTQAQQKESIQAVRRSLPVFPFREELLAAIANHQVLIIEGETGSGKTTQIPQYLFEEGYTKKGMKIACTQPRRVAAMSVAARVAREMGVKLGNEVGYSIRFEDCTSERTVLRYMTDGMLLREFLSEPDLASYSVVMVDEAHERTLHTDILFGLIKDVARFRPELKVLVASATLDTARFSTFFDDAPVFRIPGRRFPVDIFYTKAPEADYLEACVVSVLQIHVTQPPGDILVFLTGQEEIEAACEMLQDRCRRLGSKIRELLVLPIYANLPSDMQARIFQPTPPGARKVVVATNIAETSLTIEGIIYVLDPGFCKQKSYNPRTGMESLTVTPCSKASANQRAGRAGRVAAGKCFRLYTAWAYQHELEETTVPEIQRTSLGNVVLLLKSLGIHDLMHFDFLDAPPYETLLLALEQLYALGALNHLGELTTSGRKMAELPVDPMLSKMILASEKYSCSEEILTVAAMLSVNNSIFYRPKDKVVHADNARVNFFLPGGDHLVLLNVYTQWAESGYSSQWCYENFVQFRSMRRARDVREQLEGLLERVEVGLSSCQGDYIRVRKAITAGYFYHTARLTRSGYRTVKQQQTVFIHPNSSLFEQQPRWLLYHELVLTTKEFMRQVLEIESSWLLEVAPHYYKAKELEDPHAKKMPKKIGKTREELG; encoded by the exons ATGGCGACGCCGGCGGGGCTGGAGCGCTGGGTTCAGGACGAGCTGCACTCGGTGTTGGGGCTGAGCGAGCGGCACGTCGCCCAGTTCCTGATCGGTACTGCACAGCGCTGCACGTCGGCCGAGGAGTTCGTGCAGCGCCTACGAGACACTGATACTTTGGATCTCAGTGGACCGGCCCGGGACTTCGCCCTGAGACTCTGGAACAAG GTACCACGAAAGGCAGTGGTAGAAAAGCCAGCGCGGGCAGCAGAGCGAGAGGCCCGAGCCCTGCTGGAGAAGAACCGATCTTATAGGTTGTTGGAAGACAGTGAAGAGAGCAGTGAGGAGACTGTGAGTAGGGCTGGAAGCAGCCTCCAGAAGAAACGTAAAAAGCGGAAACACCTCAGGAAGAAgcgtgaggaagaggaggaagaagaggaggaagaggcttctgagaaagggaagaagaaaacagg GGGGAGTAAACAGCAGACAGAGAAGCCAGAGTCAGAAGATGAGTGGGAACGGACAGAGCGTGAGCGCCTTCAGGACCTGGAGGAGCGTGATGCCTTTGCTGAGAGGGTTCGACAGCGGGACAAGGATCGGACTCGAAATGTCCTGGAGCGGTCAGACAAGAAG gcttATGAAGAAGCTCAGAAGCGCCTCAAGATGGCCGAGGAAGACCGGAAGGCCATG GTCCCTGAGCTGCGGAAGAAATCTCGCCGAGAGTACCTGGCTAAGCGGGAGCGAGAGAAGCTTGAGGACCTGGAGGCGGAGCTGGCTGATGAGGAGTTCCTTTTTGGGGATGTCGAGCTGAGCCGGCATGAGCGGCAGGAGCTCAAATATAAGCGGCGAGTGCGGGATCTCGCCCGGGAGTACCGGGCAGCTGGGGAGCAGGAGAAGCTGGAGGCCACCAATCGCTACCACATGCCCAAGGAAACCCGAGGACAG CCAGCCCGAGCTGTGGATCTAGTGGAGGAGGAATCAGGAGCCCCTGGGGAGGAGCAGCGGCGCTGGGAAGAGGCGCGGCTTGGGGCAGCATCCCTGAAGTTTGGGGCCCGAGATGCTGCCTCCCAGGAGCCCAAGTATCAACTggtgctggaggaggaggagaccaTTGAGTTTGTCCGGGCCACTCAGCTCCAGGGTGATGAG GAGCCATCAGCTCCACCCACCTCAACTCAGGCCCAGCAGAAAGAGTCCATACAGGCTGTCCGCCGCAGCCTCCCGGTGTTCCCATTTCGAGAGGAGCTCCTGGCTGCTATTGCAAATCACCAAGTCCTCATCATTGAAGGCGAGACAGGCTCAGGGAAGACCACCCAGATCCCGCAGTATCTCTTTGAGGAG GGTTATACAAAGAAGGGTATGAAGATTGCCTGCACCCAACCCCGGAGAGTGGCCGCCATGAGTGTAGCCGCCCGAGTGGCCCGGGAGATGGGTGTGAAGCTTGGGAATGAG GTTGGCTACAGTATCCGCTTTGAGGACTGCACATCAGAGCGAACTGTCCTCCGCTACATGACAGATGGGATGCTTCTCCGGGAGTTCCTCTCTGAGCCTGACCTTGCGAGTTACAG TGTGGTGATGGTGGATGAGGCTCACGAACGGACCCTACACACAGACATTCTCTTTGGATTGATCAAGGATGTTGCTCGCTTCCGACCTGAGCTCAAGGTCCTGGTGGCTTCAGCCACACTGGACACTGCCCGTTTCTCCACCTTCTTTGATGACGCCCCTGTGTTTCGAATCCCCGGACGCAGGTTTCCTGTGGACATCTTCTACACCAAG GCTCCAGAGGCTGACTACTTGGAAGCTTGTGTTGTATCTGTGTTGCAGATCCACGTGACCCAGCCCCCTGGGGATATCCTGGTGTTCCTGACAGGACAG GAGGAGATTGAGGCTGCCTGTGAGATGCTTCAGGATCGCTGCCGCCGCCTGGGCTCCAAAATCCGGGAGCTCCTGGTGCTGCCCATTTATGCCAACCTGCCCTCTGACATGCAGGCCCGTATCTTCCAGCCCACGCCACCTGGGGCACGAAAG GTGGTTGTGGCAACAAACATTGCTGAGACATCACTCACCATCGAGGGCATCATTTATGTGCTGGATCCGGGGTTCTGTAAGCAGAAGAGCTACAACCCCCGCACAGGCATGGAATCGCTCACTGTCACACCCTGCAGCAAG GCCTCAGCCAATCAGCGAGCTGGCAGGGCAGGTCGAGTGGCTGCAGGGAAGTGCTTCCGCCTGTATACCGCCTGGGCCTATCAGCACGAGCTTGAGGAAACCACAGTGCCTGAGATCCAgaggaccagcttgggcaatgtcgTGTTGCTGCTCAAGAGCTTAG GGATCCATGACCTAATGCACTTTGATTTCCTGGACGCTCCACCATATGAGACACTGCTGCTGGCTTTGGAGCAGCTGTATGCTCTGGGAGCCCTCAACCACCTTGGGGAGCTCACTACG TCTGGTCGAAAGATGGCAGAGCTGCCGGTGGACCCCATGCTGTCCAAAATGATCTTAGCCTCTGAGAA GTACAGCTGTTCAGAGGAGATCCTGACAGTGGCTGCCATGCTCTCTGTCAACAACTCCATCTTCTACCGACCAAAGGACAAGGTCGTCCATGCTGACAACGCCCGTGTCAACTTCTTTCTCCCTGGTGGTGACCACCTGGTTCTGCTAAATGTTTACACACAG TGGGCCGAGAGTGGTTACTCTTCCCAGTGGTGCTATGAGAACTTTGTACAGTTCAGATCAATGCGCCGAGCCCGGGATGTGCGGGAACAGCTGGAAGGGCTCTTGGAACGTGTGGAAGTTGGTCTCAGTTCCTGCCAGGGGGACTATATCCGTGTACGCAAG GCCATCACTGCTGGTTACTTTTACCACACGGCACGGTTGACTCGGAGCGGCTACCGCACAGTAAAACAGCAGCAGACGGTCTTCATTCATCCCAACTCCTCCCTCTTTGAGCAACAGCCACGCTGGCTGCTCTACCACGAACTTGTCTTGACTACCAAAGAGTTCATGAGACAG GTACTGGAGATTGAGAGCAGTTGGCTTCTGGAGGTGGCTCCCCATTATTATAAGGCCAAGGAGCTAGAAGATCCCCATGCTAAGAAAATGCccaaaaaaataggcaaaacacGAGAAGAGCTAGGGTAA
- the DHX16 gene encoding pre-mRNA-splicing factor ATP-dependent RNA helicase DHX16 isoform X2 → MAEEDRKAMVPELRKKSRREYLAKREREKLEDLEAELADEEFLFGDVELSRHERQELKYKRRVRDLAREYRAAGEQEKLEATNRYHMPKETRGQPARAVDLVEEESGAPGEEQRRWEEARLGAASLKFGARDAASQEPKYQLVLEEEETIEFVRATQLQGDEEPSAPPTSTQAQQKESIQAVRRSLPVFPFREELLAAIANHQVLIIEGETGSGKTTQIPQYLFEEGYTKKGMKIACTQPRRVAAMSVAARVAREMGVKLGNEVGYSIRFEDCTSERTVLRYMTDGMLLREFLSEPDLASYSVVMVDEAHERTLHTDILFGLIKDVARFRPELKVLVASATLDTARFSTFFDDAPVFRIPGRRFPVDIFYTKAPEADYLEACVVSVLQIHVTQPPGDILVFLTGQEEIEAACEMLQDRCRRLGSKIRELLVLPIYANLPSDMQARIFQPTPPGARKVVVATNIAETSLTIEGIIYVLDPGFCKQKSYNPRTGMESLTVTPCSKASANQRAGRAGRVAAGKCFRLYTAWAYQHELEETTVPEIQRTSLGNVVLLLKSLGIHDLMHFDFLDAPPYETLLLALEQLYALGALNHLGELTTSGRKMAELPVDPMLSKMILASEKYSCSEEILTVAAMLSVNNSIFYRPKDKVVHADNARVNFFLPGGDHLVLLNVYTQWAESGYSSQWCYENFVQFRSMRRARDVREQLEGLLERVEVGLSSCQGDYIRVRKAITAGYFYHTARLTRSGYRTVKQQQTVFIHPNSSLFEQQPRWLLYHELVLTTKEFMRQVLEIESSWLLEVAPHYYKAKELEDPHAKKMPKKIGKTREELG, encoded by the exons ATGGCCGAGGAAGACCGGAAGGCCATG GTCCCTGAGCTGCGGAAGAAATCTCGCCGAGAGTACCTGGCTAAGCGGGAGCGAGAGAAGCTTGAGGACCTGGAGGCGGAGCTGGCTGATGAGGAGTTCCTTTTTGGGGATGTCGAGCTGAGCCGGCATGAGCGGCAGGAGCTCAAATATAAGCGGCGAGTGCGGGATCTCGCCCGGGAGTACCGGGCAGCTGGGGAGCAGGAGAAGCTGGAGGCCACCAATCGCTACCACATGCCCAAGGAAACCCGAGGACAG CCAGCCCGAGCTGTGGATCTAGTGGAGGAGGAATCAGGAGCCCCTGGGGAGGAGCAGCGGCGCTGGGAAGAGGCGCGGCTTGGGGCAGCATCCCTGAAGTTTGGGGCCCGAGATGCTGCCTCCCAGGAGCCCAAGTATCAACTggtgctggaggaggaggagaccaTTGAGTTTGTCCGGGCCACTCAGCTCCAGGGTGATGAG GAGCCATCAGCTCCACCCACCTCAACTCAGGCCCAGCAGAAAGAGTCCATACAGGCTGTCCGCCGCAGCCTCCCGGTGTTCCCATTTCGAGAGGAGCTCCTGGCTGCTATTGCAAATCACCAAGTCCTCATCATTGAAGGCGAGACAGGCTCAGGGAAGACCACCCAGATCCCGCAGTATCTCTTTGAGGAG GGTTATACAAAGAAGGGTATGAAGATTGCCTGCACCCAACCCCGGAGAGTGGCCGCCATGAGTGTAGCCGCCCGAGTGGCCCGGGAGATGGGTGTGAAGCTTGGGAATGAG GTTGGCTACAGTATCCGCTTTGAGGACTGCACATCAGAGCGAACTGTCCTCCGCTACATGACAGATGGGATGCTTCTCCGGGAGTTCCTCTCTGAGCCTGACCTTGCGAGTTACAG TGTGGTGATGGTGGATGAGGCTCACGAACGGACCCTACACACAGACATTCTCTTTGGATTGATCAAGGATGTTGCTCGCTTCCGACCTGAGCTCAAGGTCCTGGTGGCTTCAGCCACACTGGACACTGCCCGTTTCTCCACCTTCTTTGATGACGCCCCTGTGTTTCGAATCCCCGGACGCAGGTTTCCTGTGGACATCTTCTACACCAAG GCTCCAGAGGCTGACTACTTGGAAGCTTGTGTTGTATCTGTGTTGCAGATCCACGTGACCCAGCCCCCTGGGGATATCCTGGTGTTCCTGACAGGACAG GAGGAGATTGAGGCTGCCTGTGAGATGCTTCAGGATCGCTGCCGCCGCCTGGGCTCCAAAATCCGGGAGCTCCTGGTGCTGCCCATTTATGCCAACCTGCCCTCTGACATGCAGGCCCGTATCTTCCAGCCCACGCCACCTGGGGCACGAAAG GTGGTTGTGGCAACAAACATTGCTGAGACATCACTCACCATCGAGGGCATCATTTATGTGCTGGATCCGGGGTTCTGTAAGCAGAAGAGCTACAACCCCCGCACAGGCATGGAATCGCTCACTGTCACACCCTGCAGCAAG GCCTCAGCCAATCAGCGAGCTGGCAGGGCAGGTCGAGTGGCTGCAGGGAAGTGCTTCCGCCTGTATACCGCCTGGGCCTATCAGCACGAGCTTGAGGAAACCACAGTGCCTGAGATCCAgaggaccagcttgggcaatgtcgTGTTGCTGCTCAAGAGCTTAG GGATCCATGACCTAATGCACTTTGATTTCCTGGACGCTCCACCATATGAGACACTGCTGCTGGCTTTGGAGCAGCTGTATGCTCTGGGAGCCCTCAACCACCTTGGGGAGCTCACTACG TCTGGTCGAAAGATGGCAGAGCTGCCGGTGGACCCCATGCTGTCCAAAATGATCTTAGCCTCTGAGAA GTACAGCTGTTCAGAGGAGATCCTGACAGTGGCTGCCATGCTCTCTGTCAACAACTCCATCTTCTACCGACCAAAGGACAAGGTCGTCCATGCTGACAACGCCCGTGTCAACTTCTTTCTCCCTGGTGGTGACCACCTGGTTCTGCTAAATGTTTACACACAG TGGGCCGAGAGTGGTTACTCTTCCCAGTGGTGCTATGAGAACTTTGTACAGTTCAGATCAATGCGCCGAGCCCGGGATGTGCGGGAACAGCTGGAAGGGCTCTTGGAACGTGTGGAAGTTGGTCTCAGTTCCTGCCAGGGGGACTATATCCGTGTACGCAAG GCCATCACTGCTGGTTACTTTTACCACACGGCACGGTTGACTCGGAGCGGCTACCGCACAGTAAAACAGCAGCAGACGGTCTTCATTCATCCCAACTCCTCCCTCTTTGAGCAACAGCCACGCTGGCTGCTCTACCACGAACTTGTCTTGACTACCAAAGAGTTCATGAGACAG GTACTGGAGATTGAGAGCAGTTGGCTTCTGGAGGTGGCTCCCCATTATTATAAGGCCAAGGAGCTAGAAGATCCCCATGCTAAGAAAATGCccaaaaaaataggcaaaacacGAGAAGAGCTAGGGTAA